GGCGTGCGTACACGAAGCCCGGCCTGGCGGACTCGACGGTCTACCCGAACAGCTTCCCGGCGTCCTTCGTCGACTACCTGAGCGACGGGAACCGGGCGTGGTTCCTCGCCAGCGGGAGCACGCGCGACCCGGAGAAGGCTCCGGAGTCCGTGACGGTGAGGTTCGCCACGAGCACGGAGGGCGCGTCCGCCGAAGGCGCGCGGATCGATCCTCTCGATCCGCTCGGCGACGGTGAGGATCACTTCACCCCTGGCGAGCCGACGATCACCGTCCAGCCGTCGCCGGTCACCGTCCAGGAGGGCGGCTCCGTGACGCTCACCGCGAGCGCCGTCGGATCCCCCGCGCCGAGCGCGCAGTGGCAGAGTCTCGGCGAGAGCGGATGGGAGGACATCGCGGGCGCCACATCCCCGTCGTACGAGGCGGCCGGGCTCGCGGTGGGCACGCACACCTTCCGTGCGGTGTTCACGAACGCCAGCGGTGTCGCGGAGACCGAGGCCGTCGAGATCACGGTCACATCCGACGCGGTCGAGGAGCCCGTGGAGGGAGCGCGGCTGACGGTCGCGCCCGACCGTGAGCTCCAGATCGGCGACACGGTGACGGTCACCGGCGCCGGCTACGAGAAGAACTCCAACCCGCACGGCGTATACGTGCTGTTCGGGTACGCCACGGCCTTCCCCTCGGAGGGCGCGCAGATCGGAAAGGACTACGACTACATCGGCGGCACGTCGAACCAGCGTTTCGTGGCATGGCCGGGAAGCGCGACGGCGGCGGCGGCGAACGCGCTGCTCGACGACGCCGGAGCGTTCAGCGTCGACGGCCTGACGGCGCAGTCGACGTTCACCGGCGCCTCGGGCAACGCGGTGGACTGCCTCGACGGCAGCGTCCAGTGTGGCGTGTTCACGATCGGCGCGCACGGTGGGGCCGATGCGGCGCTCGAGACGTTCACTCCCGTGTACTTCGCGGGACAGGAAGTCCCTGCGGAGCCGAGTGAGCCTGCGGAGCCGAGTGAGCCTGCGGAGCCGAGTGAGCCCACGGAGCCCACGGAGCCGACGGAGCCGACGGAGCCTGCGGAGCCGACGGAGCCTGCGGAGCCGAGTGAGCCTGCGGAGCCGAGTGAGCCTGCGGAGCCGAGTGAGCCTGCGGAGCCGAGTGAGCCCGCGGAGCCCACGGAGCCCACGGAGCCGAGTGAGCCTGCGGAGCCGACGGAGCCTGCGGAGCCGAGTGAGCCGAGTGAGCCTGCGGAGCCGAGTGAGCCTGCGGAGCCGAGTGAGCCCGCGGAGCCCACGGAGCCGAGTGAGCCTGCGGAGCCGACGGAGCCTGCGGAGCCGAGTGAGCCGAGTGAGCCGAGTGAGCCGAGTGAGCCGAGTGAGCCTGCGGAGCCGAGTGAGCCTGCGGAGCCGAGTGAGCCCGCGGAACCGTCAGATCCCGCAGACGAGCCTGCCGAGTCCGGGAGCCCGGACGCTCCGTCCGCAGACGACCTCACCGCGGAGACCGAGGGGCTGATCACCGTGCCCGACACGGCGACCGAGGGCAGCAGCGTGACGGTCACCGTCGGGGCGGACCGCGCAGGCGAGCAGGTCAGCGTGCACCTGTTATCCGAGCCGGTGCTTCTCGGCACCGAGACGGTCGCGGTGGGCGGCACCGTCGTGGTCGAGCTGCCGGAGGGCGTGACGGGCGAGCACAGGATCGCCGTCTACGACAGCGAGGGCGCGCTCATCGGCTGGGATCGCATCACGATCGATCCTGCGTCGACCGCGGAGCTCGCTCCGACCGGAACGGAGCTCGTGTTCGGCGGGATCGTCGGCCTGCTGCTGATCGCCGGGTCCGCGCTGCTGATCGCTCGTCGTCGCGTGCTGCGAGCGTAGCCCGCATCCCCTGAGCGCCCCGTGCTCGGATGGCGTCGCACGCCATCCGAGCACGGGGCCTTTCCGTCGGATCGCACCGCGGCTTCACATACCAGGTCGTGTGACGTTGCCTGAACGCAGGCGTTCCGCGTCGCGCCGGTACATCGCGGCGTGCTCGACGAAGTCGCTGCGCCCCGTCACCTCTGCGCGCCGTTCGGTGAACGCTGCGAGGGCGTCGAGCCTGCGCCCAGCGGCGTCGACGACCGCGTCGGGTGAGGCGTCGAGACCGTAGGAGTCGACGAGCGTGCGGAGCCGGTCGTCGCGGGCGCCGAACCGAACGTCGTCGAACCCCCGGGCGTCCTCGGCGAGAGGCACGATGCGGTAGGCGAGGTAGGCCAGGTCCCACAGCCGCGATCCGGGGGAGGCCATGTCGAAGTCGATGACCCCGACGAGGCGGCCGTCCGAGGCGATGAGGTTGTAGGGGGCGAAGTCGTTGTGGCAGATCACCTCGGTGGGCGGGTGGTCCTCCATCCGCCAGATGCCGGGCTCTCCGACGAGAGGCGCGCTCGCGTCATGCAGCCGTCGCAGCAGCCCGGCCGCGGCGGTGAGCGTCGACGGTGCCCAGAGGACCTCCGGCGCGGACTCCGACAGCGGCTCGCCGGGGAGGAACGTGAGGATCTCGCGGCCCCGCGCGTCGATCCCGAGCGCGCGAGGGGTCTCGGTGAGCCCCGCCTCGGCGTACGTGCCGAGGAGGCTGTGCACAGACTCGGTCCACGGCCCCTTCGTCCGCCGGACGGTGTCGCCGATCCGCACGACAGGATCCATGTTGCCCCCGACGAGCGGCACGCCGTCGAGATCGTCGTGCATGACCGCCAACCTACCGCGGCGCCCGGACGCGGGCAGAGACACCGCGTGCACACACCGCATCCTCCGGCGTGTCGCGGAGCCTTCTCTCCACAGGGCGGGTCGGAGGACACCGACCCCGGCGACGATGCCCCTATGAACCTCGAAACCAGGGCGGAGAAGACGTTGCGGTCGTACTCGTTCGCCGACCTGCGCGCTGAGGGGATGAGCCGTGGGCGAATCGTGCGTGCGCTCGACTGCGGGGCTCTCCTCCGCGCGAGGCGCGACGTGTACGTGTCAGCCGAGGCGGGTCCCCGCGCGTTCGCCGCAGCGCGCGTCGGCGGGCGTCTCGACTGCGTGTCGGCGATGAGGGAGCGTGGCGTCTTCGTCCGCGAGCACACACGACTGCACGTGCAGGTTCCACGCAACGGCAGCCGACTCCGCTCGCCGCAGGACCGGGGTCGCCGACGTGCCCGCGAGGATGCCGTGGTGGTGCATTGGTGTGACGACCCTGCGCCGGGCCACGCCCTGCTGACGGACAGGGTCGCGTCTCTCGCGCGCGCCGTGCGCTGCCAATCGCCTCGCGATGCCGTGGCGACGATCGACAGCGCGCTGCATCTCGGCGTCATCGATGGGATCGAGCTCGGCGACGTGTTCGCTCTGCTTCCCCACCGGTATCGCGTTCTTCGACCACTCGTCGACGGACGCGCGGAGTCGGGCCCGGAGACGCTCGCGCGGTTGGCGCTCCGGTCGCTCGGCAAGCGGATCGATGTGCAGGTGCGGATATCCGGTGTCGGCCGGGTCGATCTCGTCGTCGACGGCTGGATCGTCGTGGAGTGCGACAGCAGGGAGTTCCACTCCTCGTGGAATGCGCAGGCGGAGGACCGGAGACGCGATCTCGCGCTGGCCACGCTCGGATACGTCAGCGTGAGGGTCACCGCACGCATGATCTTCGACGAGCCGAACGTCCTCGTCGAAGCGGTGCGTGGTCTGCTGGCGTCGCGTGGTCGGCTCTGATCCACAGCACGACGCAGGAAGACCACCGACCTCGATCAGGTTTCTCAGCGCAACGATGCGACGATCGCGTGCGTCCCACCGCGGGTTTCCTGCGTCGTGCTCGCCCCGAGACGCAGCCCGAACGGGCGAAGGCCGTGCGTCGGTGCGGCCGGCGACGAGGCTGGGACGGACACAATGCAGGAACTCCGCGTGTCCGCCGCGCACACGCCGGACGATTCCGGCGCTCACGGGGATCGGCCGGCCGAGGATTCCTGCATTGTGCTCGCCCCGTCGTCAGCCGTCCAGCACGGGCCAGCCGACGGGGGCGCGGTCGTCGGAGGCGACGAGCCCCGCCAGCCAGGCGTCCTCGCGGCGGCCGGCCGTGCGGATGCCGCGTCGACGCGTGCCCTCGTAGCGGAATCCGAGCGACCGCGCGAGACGCGCCGAGGGCTCGTTGCCCGCCACGGCGTGCCACTCGAGTCGCTCCAGGCGCATCGGGCCGAGCGCGAAGTCGACCACGGCGCATCCCGCCTCCGTGCCGTATCCGCGGCCGCGAGCGTCCGCCGACA
This window of the Microbacterium sp. AB genome carries:
- a CDS encoding phosphotransferase; this translates as MHDDLDGVPLVGGNMDPVVRIGDTVRRTKGPWTESVHSLLGTYAEAGLTETPRALGIDARGREILTFLPGEPLSESAPEVLWAPSTLTAAAGLLRRLHDASAPLVGEPGIWRMEDHPPTEVICHNDFAPYNLIASDGRLVGVIDFDMASPGSRLWDLAYLAYRIVPLAEDARGFDDVRFGARDDRLRTLVDSYGLDASPDAVVDAAGRRLDALAAFTERRAEVTGRSDFVEHAAMYRRDAERLRSGNVTRPGM
- a CDS encoding endonuclease domain-containing protein: MNLETRAEKTLRSYSFADLRAEGMSRGRIVRALDCGALLRARRDVYVSAEAGPRAFAAARVGGRLDCVSAMRERGVFVREHTRLHVQVPRNGSRLRSPQDRGRRRAREDAVVVHWCDDPAPGHALLTDRVASLARAVRCQSPRDAVATIDSALHLGVIDGIELGDVFALLPHRYRVLRPLVDGRAESGPETLARLALRSLGKRIDVQVRISGVGRVDLVVDGWIVVECDSREFHSSWNAQAEDRRRDLALATLGYVSVRVTARMIFDEPNVLVEAVRGLLASRGRL